Part of the Sphingobacterium sp. LZ7M1 genome, TGGTGAGTTTTGGCGTAAGATGTGGACATGGAAGCCTAAGCGCGACAGCATCCCATCTATCCCTAACATCCCACAGGACAGCATCAAGAGCTCGTCTGACAGCAGTACGAACGTTAATCCAGGTAAAGCTCCAAAAGCTGGTTATGTTCCGCCTCCAGGCTTCCAGTAAACTCAGGCTGCTTGGCACGGTTGTACCAGTACCTAGCATTCCATAGATCCCCTTCCACACGATGTAGGTAAGCATGTACATGGGCAGACTCCCTATCATTAAGGTGATCGATCAGGTCATGGGCATTTTTCCAGTCCCCTTTCGCATCATACCATAGTGCTTGAACCTGTACATTCCAGTTTGGATTTGGCTGAGCGTCTTTCAAGGTTGATTTAAATTCTTCTAAAGTCATGGAATTAAGATATTCATTTTTTTAAGATAAAGGAAATCGTGCGGCTTTCGAGGCGATAGATTTCAAGAGATAGTTAAAAACAAAAGGGCGATTATCGCCCTTTTGTTTTTATTATTTAAACTTGCTTGCCAAGGCTGCCAGTTTAGCTGCCATATCGGTTTCAGGTGCTCGCTCCTGACGTTTGTCGGAACGTTTATCTGAACGTTTCTCCGAATGTTTCCTTGGGGCTTTTTCCTCCGTTTTCATGGTCAGACTGATTCTGTTTCTTTTTTCATCAACTTCAGTCACTGTAACGGTCACCTGCTGTTGAACTTTTACGACCTCATGGGGGTCAGAAACAAAATGGTTAGCCAGTTGGCTGAGGTGAACCAATCCATCCTGATGAACACCGATATCCACGAATGCTCCAAAATTGGTAATATTCGTAACGATACCTGGCAGTTTCATACCGATTTTCAGGTCTGAAATCTTATTCACTCCCTCGGTAAATGAGAAGGCTTCAAACTTATCACGAGGGTCCAACCCTGGTTTAGCCAATTCAGCCATGATATCATTCAAGGTAGGCAACCCTACTTCATCCGATATGTATTTCTTCAGGTCAACACTCTTTCTGACCTTTTCATCTTTCATCAGGTCCTGGATGGAAACATGGATATCTTTCGCCATCTGTTCCACCAAAGCATAACGCTCGGGGTGAACTGCAGAGGCATCCAAAGGATGATCCGCATTGCGGATACGCAAGAAACCCGCGGCCTGTTCAAAAGCCTTGTCCCCTAGCCTAGGCACCTTTTTCAATTCCCTGCGAGAACTGAATGGACCATTTTCTTTCCTATAGTTAATGATCTGTTGTGCCAAAGCAGGTCCCAATCCAGATATATAGGATAGGATCTGTTTCGAAGCTGTATTCAGCTCCACCCCAACCGAGTTCACACAGGACATCACGGTATCATCCAGCGCTGACTGCAATTTATTTTGATCCACATCATGTTGGTACTGTCCAACCCCGATTGATTTAGGATCGATCTTCACTAACTCGGCCAAAGGGTCCATTAATCTTCTACCAATGGAGACTGCACCTCTCACGGTTACATCATGGTCAGGGAATTCTTCCCTTGCCACTTCTGAAGCAGAATAAATAGATGCTCCACTTTCATTGACCATTACGATTGTTGCTCCCGGCATGTTCATTTTACGGATAAAATCTTCCGTTTCCCTACCGGCAGTACCATTACCGATAGCAATGGCTTCGATATCATGTGCTGAGATCAATTTTTTGATGATACGCTCAGCTTCCGCCTGTCCGGCCGCGCCATTGTGCGGGAAGATAGCTGTATTTTCCAAAAGGTTCCCTTGCGCATCTAAAACGACCGTCTTACAACCAGTCCTGAACCCAGGGTCAATGGCCAACAGTCTTTTTTGACCAAGTGGTGCCGCCAATAACAATTGACGAACATTGTCC contains:
- a CDS encoding Tex family protein, whose product is MSTSHEIIVSKELSISEKQVHTTINLLDEGATVPFIARYRKELTGSLDEVQITAIRDRMQQLRDLDKRKEAVLKSIADQGKLTPELEIQVKSAETMAALEDIYLPYKPKRKTRASAAREKGLQPLADLLLTQDKLDVESNAANFIDDEKGVATLEEALAGARDIIAEQIAEDAEVRAHARKTLLNKGQFVSRVVPGKEEAALKYKDYFEWTESLKEAPSHRVLAMRRGEKEELLYLDIDIAETDVVPGIEKLYIKGNNEASKQVSLALSDSYKRLLKPSMETEIRVLTRQKADEEAIKVFADNVRQLLLAAPLGQKRLLAIDPGFRTGCKTVVLDAQGNLLENTAIFPHNGAAGQAEAERIIKKLISAHDIEAIAIGNGTAGRETEDFIRKMNMPGATIVMVNESGASIYSASEVAREEFPDHDVTVRGAVSIGRRLMDPLAELVKIDPKSIGVGQYQHDVDQNKLQSALDDTVMSCVNSVGVELNTASKQILSYISGLGPALAQQIINYRKENGPFSSRRELKKVPRLGDKAFEQAAGFLRIRNADHPLDASAVHPERYALVEQMAKDIHVSIQDLMKDEKVRKSVDLKKYISDEVGLPTLNDIMAELAKPGLDPRDKFEAFSFTEGVNKISDLKIGMKLPGIVTNITNFGAFVDIGVHQDGLVHLSQLANHFVSDPHEVVKVQQQVTVTVTEVDEKRNRISLTMKTEEKAPRKHSEKRSDKRSDKRQERAPETDMAAKLAALASKFK